The genomic window GGTGTCGCAGGTGACGTTCGAGGGCCGGGACTGGCGCACCGGGCCGGACGTGGCGGCGCCCATGTTCGACGTGTTCCCGGTGATGAGGCAGCTGCACGAATTGCTGTGGTATCTGGACGATTCCCTGCGCCGGCCGGTGGCGGCGGACCTGGTGCCCGAGCTGTCGCGGCTGCGCGACGAGACAGCAGCGCTGACCGGCGCGTCACCTGCCGAGCTGACGGCGCTGGACGTCCCGGCGCAGCGGGAGCGGGTGAACACGCTGTTGCTCGCGGTGAGCGAGCGGGTGCGGGCGGCGGCGCCGGGGCGCTCCCGCGATCATCGTGGCGCCGACCTGATGGGCGCGAAGCTGGCCGGGAAGGATCTGCGCGGTGCGAACCTGCGCGGGGCGTGGCTGATCGGCGCGGACCTGAGGAAGACGGATCTGCGGGGCGCCGAC from Prescottella sp. R16 includes these protein-coding regions:
- a CDS encoding pentapeptide repeat-containing protein; the protein is MTVSGDLVSDCSNCFGLCCVALPFAKSSDFAIDKAGGTPCRNLLDDFRCGIHTDLRGRGFTGCTVYDCFGAGQQVSQVTFEGRDWRTGPDVAAPMFDVFPVMRQLHELLWYLDDSLRRPVAADLVPELSRLRDETAALTGASPAELTALDVPAQRERVNTLLLAVSERVRAAAPGRSRDHRGADLMGAKLAGKDLRGANLRGAWLIGADLRKTDLRGADLIGADLRGADLRGANLSDALFLTQFQVNAARGDGRTALPAVLARPAHWQ